The following coding sequences lie in one Arachis ipaensis cultivar K30076 chromosome B03, Araip1.1, whole genome shotgun sequence genomic window:
- the LOC107629605 gene encoding translocon-associated protein subunit alpha, which translates to MASVKTFWIFSLVLLLLASPFVQVARCQSDSDSDEAVDTTTEESNDIGIVGDDVQDFGDATTFPAAPGVDTICVFPKNSARLITAGEETELLVGLKNDGDSSMNVIAIRASVHLPFDHRLLVQNLTAQVFNNGTVPASAQATFPYEFAVSKFLQPGTFDLVGTILYEIDQHPYQNTFFNGTIEVAEAGGFLSMESVFLVTLGIALLVLLGLWIHGQIQHLSKKTKRAPKVEVGTRSTDASMDEWLEGTAYAQSNANKSKKKK; encoded by the exons ATGGCTTCCGTCAAAACCTTCTGGATTTTCTCTCTCGTTCTTCTCCTCCTCGCTTCTCCTTTCGTTCAAG TTGCTAGGTGCCAGTCTGATTCAGATTCAGATGAAGCTGTGGACACTACCACTGAAGAATCAAATGATATTGGCATCGTTGGTGATGATGTCCAAGATTTTGGTGATGCAACGACCTTCCCTGCTGCTCCTGGAGTTGATACCATATGTGTTTTTCCGAAAAATAGTGCAAGAC TGATAACAGCTGGAGAAGAGACAGAACTGCTTGTTGGTTTGAAAAATGATG GTGATTCGAGCATGAATGTCATTGCAATTAGGGCTAGTGTTCACCTGCCGTTTGATCATCGTCTGCTTGTCCAAAATCTTACTGCTCAG GTTTTCAACAATGGTACCGTGCCAGCTTCTGCACAGGCTACATTCCCATATGAATTTGCTGTAAGCAAGTTCTTGCAG CCTGGAACTTTTGACCTTGTTGGCACTATTTTGTATGAGATAGACCAGCATCCTTACCAGAATACCTTCTTTAACGGCACTATTGAAGTTGCCGAGGCCGGTGGCTTTCTTAGCATGGAATCTGTCTTCCTTGTTACTCTTGGAATTGCCCTCCTCGTCCTCCTGGGGCTATGGATTCATGGTCAAATACAACACCTATCTAAG AAAACAAAGAGGGCTCCAAAGGTTGAAGTTGGGACTAGATCAACAGATGCTTCAATGGATGAATGGCTCGAG
- the LOC107634182 gene encoding F-box/kelch-repeat protein At3g23880-like, with protein MKHEAEAEAMVLPLELVEKILVWLPVKSLIRFRCVSKQWVSLISDSRFAILHYDTADAAPTNKNTRLLYLSSEVPEARCVDLEASIHGDYALQLPISCRHFCLSILGSCRGFILLRIHVHGAPLILWNPVTGSHRSVPYPVADPDFPCWGGLGYDESCDDYLVVVGWGGVGHEWKPQWEYFSVRTNSWKEIECGHLPPHLVAVDCAVFCNGVLYWLAVKDMEVNFVIVAFDLAGKHLSMVSFPTSGGSRRLLKLFAGCLGISYLNFTEDQKIEIWVLKELSWTRLNVVLPYAHAIHPLCFTKGELVGTKNNELVKVSDKGVSVESLRISCRDNDSKMVMFTESLLSLPDKFGGTGEEQGK; from the exons ATGAAGCACGAGGCTGAGGCTGAAGCTATGGTTCTCCCTCTCGAATTGGTGGAGAAAATCCTAGTATGGTTGCCGGTAAAATCCCTAATTCGGTTCAGGTGCGTCTCTAAACAATGGGTTTCTTTGATTTCCGATTCACGTTTTGCAATATTGCATTACGATACTGCTGATGCCGCACCCACCAATAAGAACACTAGGCTTTTGTACTTGTCGAGTGAGGTTCCCGAGGCTCGTTGTGTAGATCTGGAAGCTTCGATTCACGGCGATTACGCCCTTCAGCTTCCTATTAGTTGTCGTCATTTCTGCCTTAGTATTCTAGGTTCATGTAGGGGCTTCATACTGTTGCGCATTCATGTTCACGGCGCTCCACTCATTCTGTGGAACCCTGTAACGGGTTCTCACAGATCAGTGCCGTACCCTGTTGCTGACCCTGATTTTCCTTGTTGGGGTGGTCTTGGCTATGATGAATCTTGTGATGATTATTTAGTAGTAGTAGGATGGGGTGGTGTCGGACATGAATGGAAACCTCAGTGGGAATATTTTTCTGTTAGAACCAATTCCTGGAAAGAAATTGAGTGTGGTCATCTTCCTCCCCATTTGGTTGCCGTTGATTGTGCAGTGTTTTGTAACGGGGTTCTTTATTGGTTGGCCGTTAAAGATATGGAAGTGAATTTTGTGATTGTTGCCTTCGACTTAGCCGGAAAGCATCTATCAATGGTGTCATTTCCAACGTCGGGCGGTTCCCGTCGGCTGTTAAAGCTGTTTGCTGGATGCCTTGGGATATCTTACTTGAACTTCACGGAAGACCAGAAGATTGAGATCTGGGTATTGAAGGAGTTATCTTGGACTAGGCTCAATGTTGTGCTTCCTTATGCTCATGCAATCCACCCTTTGTGTTTCACTAAAG GTGAACTTGTTGGCACCAAAAACAATGAGTTGGTCAAAGTCAGCGATAAAGGTGTATCGGTGGAGTCTCTAAGAATTAGTTGTCGTGATAATGACTCGAAGATGGTTATGTTTACTGAGAGTTTACTGTCACTTCCGGACAAGTTTGGCGGCACTGGGGAAGAACAAGGAAAGTAG